The region AAATGGCCAGATTCACAGGTCTTAATACATCAGATACCTGGTGGTATGATGTCAAACTTTATAAATCAGCTTAAAGAGAATGACGCCCTTGATAAACTTGAGGATGTTAAGAAAGAGGTTGCAAAGGTAAGGGAAGATCTTGGATATCCTCCACTTGTGACACCTACAAGTCAGATTGTTGGCACACAGGCTCTTTTAAATGTTCTTCAGGGTGAAAGATACAAGGTAGTGACTAAGGAAACAAGGGATTATGTGAAAGGGCTTTACGGAAGACCACCTGCTCCAATAAAACCAGAGATAATAGAGAAGATTATAGATGGCGAGGAGCCAATACAGGTAAGACCTGCTGATCTACTTGAGCCAGAGCTTGATAAATGCAGTGAAGAAGCACAGAAAGTGGGAGCAAGAAGTGAGGAAGATATACTCTCTTACTGTCTTTTCCCTCAGGTTGCCAAGGAGTTCTTTGAGTGGAGAGAGAAGTATGAAAAAGGAGAGGCTTTACCGCCAGAGGTGGAAGAGATAACAGAAGAGGAAGCGTGTGTGACAAAAGCTCCTATAGAGTTTAATATCACCCTCCACGGTGAGGTCTACCATATACAGATCGCAGGTGTTGGAAGTCCAGTTGAAGGTGGAACACCTTATTTTGTGAGGGTAGACGGAAGACTTGAAGAGACTATTGTCCAGCCTATAAGGGAGATTGAGGTTGGCGAGAGGATGGAAACCTTACCTGAGGGAGGTGTTCCTGCTGGAAAGAGGCCTAAGGCAAAGGATATGGGAGATGTAAGCTCACCAATGCCAGGTAAGGTTGTTTCTGTGAAGGTATCTCCAGGAGACAGTGTGAAGAAGGGAGATGTCCTCCTGGTTGTTGAAGCTATGAAGATGGAAAATGAGATACACTCACCTATAGATGGTACCGTTGAAGAGGTTTATGTAAGGGAAGGGGATCAGGTTAACCCTGATGAATGTCTCATAAGGATTACACCTTAGGGGATTTCTCCCCTTTTTATCTTATGTACTCCCTGAAGCTCTCACTCTTTATAACAGCCCATTTTCCAAGGGATGAACACAATGTATGTTCCTTTCCTTTTATGAACCATCCTAAGAGCGGATACCATATCAACCCTGAGACTACAGAGAGCATATCAGCCTGGAGTTTAAAGAGAATATCGTTTGTGTTGACAATACTGTCAAAAATCTTTATCTCCTCATCTGTAAAATCGCCTTTATAATCAATAATGTCCCCGTACTCAGAGACAGAGCCTGCAGCTTCCACACTCTCTTCAAGGATAAGTTTATCAAGTGGCGTTTCTTTTATCTTCTTATAAAGATCTTTCAGTTTATCAGATGTTTTAACGAGGACTGTGTACTTATCATCAAAGAATATGGAGTATTTTTCACTTGAAGCGCTACAGAAATCAATTGGGATTATATCGTACTTCCCTGATATAAATTTCCACCCCTCTGCTTCTAAAAGGGCTATATTGTAGTTTATCAGACTCATTGAATGTATAAACCTTTCATGATCCTTTGGGAGACCCTCGAGTGATAACAGAACCTTTTTTGACTCTTTATCAAGGATGAACATAGTGTCCGGATGTTTTAGAAAATCCTCAAATCTCATACCGCCCTCTTTGTAATAGTACATTTAATATTAAAAGATAGAGACTGTAGATCATTATGGCAATAAAAAAAGGGGCTTTAAAGCCCCTTTATCTTTAGTTTTCCTTTTCGTATTCCCACTTACCAGTCATCAGGTACTCATGTATTGCGTCAGCAGCATCTCTTCCATGTCTTATTGCTGTAACAACTGTATCACCACCGTTAACTACATCACCACCTGCAAATATCCCCTCAATATTCGTTCTGTATCTTTTATCAACAGTTGAGAGGTTATTCCATTTATCAATGGCAAGTCCTTCAACATTTTTATAGGCCGTAGGGTTGTCTCCCTGTCCAACAGCCATAATAACAACATCACACTCTATTGTATGTTCTGATCCTTCAATAGGTTTTGGTCTTGGTCTTCCTCCTTTTTCATCAGGAACAAGCTCCATCTTTATACATTTTAGACCCACAACCTCACCTTTCTCGTTTCCTATAACCTCAACAGGCTGTGTTAACCAGTGAAGGTGACAGCCTTCCTCAGCGAGGTGATCCCATTCTTCGTCCCTTGCAGAGGATGTATCTCTTGTTCTTCTGTAAACAACATGTGTTTCATTTCCAAGTCTTATTGAGACTATCGCACAGTCAACAGCTGTAAATCCACCACCTATAACAGCCACTCTTTTACCTTTTGGTATCTCAACATCCTCGTCTGGCGCGAGTAACGGATGAACCTCACCAGTATTTACCTTCATTAAAAATCCTATAGCTGTGTAAACACCTTTCAGATCCTCTCCAGGGATTCCCATCTTCTTTCCTCTACCTGAACCGACACCTATGAATATAGCGTCGTAATCCCTTCTGAGATCATTTATGGTGATATCCTCACCAATTATCACACCGGTTTTTATCTCAACACCAAGCTTCTTTATAAGTTCTATCTCATAATCAAGGGCTTCCCTTGTAAGTCTTGGCTCAGGTATGCCGTATCTCATAACACCACCTGTATAAGGGAGAGCCTCAAATATTGTTACACTGTGCCCTTTTCTCGCAAGGAAGTAAGCTGCAGCAAGACCTGCAGGACCAGCCCCTATTACAGCAACTTTTTTACCTGTTGGTGGTTCTTTCTCATCTACCCATTCTATTCCAGATGTTCTCACACTGTCAGCAACAAATCTCTCAAGGGCTCCTATAGCAACTGAAAGACCGTTGTCTTTAAATGTGAGAACACATGTACTTTCACAAAGTCTGTCTACAGGACAGACCCTACCACATACCGAACTGAAAGGAGATGTCTGTCTCAGTATTTTATATGCATCAAAAACCCTGTTCTGCTGTATAGCTTCAATCCATTTAGGCATATCATTTTCTACAGGACATGACTCAACACATGTAGGTCTGTTACATAGAAGGCATCTGAAAGCCTCGTCCTTGGCAACTGTATGCCCATATCCAAATGTGAACTCTTTAAATGTTTTTGCCCTTACATCAGGTGGAAGCATGGGCATCGGATTTCTGTCGTGTCTTCTATATACCTTCTTCTGTCTTTTTCTCTTCTCCTGCGCCATTACAAACCTCCTTTTATTTGAATAGTAAGCTCATTAATGCTTTCTGTGCATGAAGTCTGTTTTCAGCTTCATCAAAGATAACATCCGAATACTTCTCAAATATATCCTCGGTTATCTCCTCACCTTTGTGTGCAGGTAAGCAGTGCATAACAATAACATTCTTGGATGCGTGTGATAAAAGATCACTGTTTACTGTGAAACCTTTGAAGAGCTCTTTTTTCTCTTTCTCTCCTTCCTGACCCATACTAACCCAGACATCTGTGTAAACAACATCAGCCTCCTTTACAGCCTCAACAGGATCGTTTGTTATCTGAATCTCTGCTCCAGACTTCTCAGAGAGCTTGAAAGCTTCATAAACGGCCTTTCCTGATGGCTCATACCCTTCAGGCGTCGCAACAGAAACATTAAAACCTACAAGACCTCCAGCTATAAGCCATGTGTTTGCAACATTGTTCCCATCTCCAACAAACGCAACCTTTATACCTTCAATCTTCCCAAGTCTCTCGTATATCGTCTGGAGATCGGCAAGTATCTGACAGGGATGGAGATAGTCTGTAAGGGCATTTATAACAGGTTTATCAAAATATCTTGATAGCTCCTCAACCTCGCTGTGAGAGTACGTTCTTATAACTATACCGTCAAGGTATCTTGACATAACCCTTCCGGTATCTTTTATGTCCTCACCTCTGCTCATCTGTGTTGAGGATCCCTGAATGTATATAGGCTGTCCACCCATCTGGTAGACACCTACCTCAAAGGAGAGCCTTGTTCTTGTTGAAGGTTTCATAAATATAAGACCTATAGACTTTCCCTTTAATGTCTGATCTTTTATCTCACCTTTTTTTAGTTTTACTGCGTACTCTATTATCTGGAATATCTCATCTCTGTTAAGGTCTGAGATATTTAAAAAATCCCTTTTCAACGGTTATTCCTCCAATATATTAGGTAAAAAATATAACATTGTTTGATTTTTTATTCAAGAATGGGTGCAGTACAGGGATTTTATTGTTGTTTAGTTCTGTAGTAGATATCTGTATATAGCCATTCTTGTGAAAAGACCGTTTTCCACCTGATCCAGTATAAGACTTCTATCCCCATACACAAGTTCACTCTGCATCTCAATACCTCTGTTTACAGGACCTGGATGCATTATGACGGCATCCTCTTTGAGAAGGTTAACCCTTTCCTGATTAAGCCCATACCTTATTGAGTACTCGTTTAATGTTGAGAAGAACACCTTTTTCTGTCTTTCAAGCTGTATCCTCAGGAATATAGCCACATCTTTCCCCTTCAATGCCTCATTAACATCTGTTGTGACGTAGTCAACCTCAAAAACCTCAAGATGTCTCGGAAGCATGGTCTGTGGGCCGCATATCGTTATTTCTGCACCTAACATCTTTAAAAGCTTTATGTCTGATCTTGCCACCCTGCTGTGAAGTATATCCCCAACTATTACAATCTTCAGTCCTTCTATCTTCCCTTTCTTTTCAAGAATGGTAAAGGCATCTAAAAGAGCCTGTGAAGGATGCTCATGTGTTCCGTCCCCTGCATTTATAACTCTGGATTTTACTTTGTTTGCTACGATATGTGCAGCGCCTGACATATAATGTCTTAAAACTATAAAGTCTGCATTCATAGCCTCAAGGGTTTTTATTGTGTCGTAAAGTGTTTCCCCTTTTTTTACAGAGCTTGAAGATCCTGATATATTTATCGTATCGGCTCCTAATATCTTGCCTGCAAGTTCAAATGATGTTCTTGTTCTTGTTGAGCTTTCAAAAAATGGGAGGAGTATTGAGTATCCTCTAAGGTCTGTAAACTTTGTTTCCCCGTTTTTATATTTTTCCTTGTAATCTCTGAACAGTTTATATATACCTTCAAAATCCTTCAGTTCAATATTATTTACAGATATTAAGTTTTTCAAACCTCTTCTCCGTATTTTTTATAAATATTATAAACTGATGGAGAAGTATTAATCTATAACTTCCATTATTTTATCCTCTGGAACGGGTTTCCCAAAGTAGTAACCCTGTCCGTAGTCACATCCGTTTTCTATGAGAAATCTAAGCTGTTCTTCAGTCTCAACACCCTCAGCTATCGTTTTAAGATTCATACTTTTTGCCATTGATATGATCGTTTTCACTATCATCTCATCATTTCTATCTCTGCCAATACCTTTTACAAATGATCTGTCTATCTTTAGGAAATCAACAGGAAGTATCTTCAGGTAGTTCAATGATGAGTAACCTGTTCCAAAATCATCTATGGCTATCTTTATCCCTTTTTCCTTCAGATTTCTGAGTTTTGTAATATTTTCTGATACACTGTCCATAATCGCCGTTTCTGTTAGCTCTATAACTATCCTGTCTGGAGGTATATCTGAGTTCTCCAACGATAATAGAAAGTCTCTGTCAAACATAGGCTTGTTCAGCTGTATAGATGATATGTTAACAGACAGTTTTATATTCTGGGGTACTTTTTTTGAGAATTTTAGAACAGAGTTAAGTATTCTCTCGCCAAGTTCCACAATCAGTCCCGTCTCTTCAGCAACAGGTATTATGTCTTTAGGAAGAATTACTGTTTCGTTACCATCATTAAGCCTGAAAAGTGCTTCAAGACTGTCAATCTCACCTGTTTTCAGGTTTATTATTGGCTGGTAGTAAATCAGAATATTGTTTTCCTCTATAACCTTTCTTATCTTCTCCTTAAGGTTTAGTATCCTTGTTATCTCGGAGTATATATTCTTTGAGAAAAACTCAAAGCTTTTGCCAGGTGTTCTTTTGGCCTTAAGTAATGCTATCTCTGCATTTTTATAAAGATCATCAGGATAAACACCATCTTTGGGAAATACGGACACACCCATCTTTATCTCAACGAATATCTTAAAACCGTTTATGCTGTACTCACCCTCAACAGAGTTGAAAACATCCTCTATCTTTCCTGTCAGCTTCTCAAAACTTCTGAATGCGTAAAGTAAGATACCAAACTTGTCATCACCTACCCTTGCTACAGAATCAACATCTGTCATTAACTCTTCAAGTTTTTTTGATATTGATATAAGAACCTTGTCACCTGTTTCATACCCATACTGTTTGTTTATTATCTTAAAGTCCTTTATGTCAATAAGGATAACTGCAACGAGATGGTTATTTTTCCTTGCATAATCAAGGGCTTTTTTGAGATTTTCTATAAACTTTTTTCTGTTAGGAAGTCCTGTAAGCTCATCATGGCTGTAAAGATAGTTCAGCCTTTTTTCAAGCTCAACCTTTTCCGTCCTGTCAACGCAGACACCCATCCCTGCATACTTTCCCTGATATTTTATCGTTGTTGTAATAAGTTCAAGATGCTTTTCTTTCCCGTCTTTTGATATTATTGTCAGAAGGTCGTAATGCTTGTCCATCATCTTTCCTGACAGTCTATCATTTATCGTTTTTATAACATCCTCTCTGAATTTTGGATGAACTATCTCCCACGGTCTTATCTTTTTCAGCTCCTCTTCAGAAAAACCTGTTATCTCCTGGAATGTTCTGTTTGAGAATATAAATGTCTCCCTGTATATGAAGCTTCCTGCCGGTGATTTTTCTATCAGTGTGTTAAGCAACTCTCTCATCTCCTGTATGTCCTTCTGTGTTGCCTCAACAAGGAACACAAGAAGCCTGTTTTTTAGTTTATCTATTACCGGAAAAACAAAAACAGCAAAGTTCTTATCGTTTATTTTTATCTTCTGTGCAAAATATCTGTTTTTTTCAAATGACCTTTTTAATCTATCAAATATAATGTCTTTAAATATTTCTACTATATTCTTACCCTTCAGATGATTCTCTTCTTTTTGCAGAAATCTTTTAAACATCTCATTTGAGAACAGATAGTCTCCACCTTCAGTAAAAAAAGCTATACCGTTTAGATGATTTTCCATAATGTCACTGTCTAACTCCATCAACCCTCCAGTTAAATAAAAACTTTAACTGGCTGTAGGATCTGGTTTTCTTTAATCTCCCCGATACCAAGAAATCTCTTATTTTTATCAAGTACTTTAACTAAACCTTTAATACTGTAAGGAACCTTAAATCTCTGCCCTTTTATAAATCTTTCGTCAAAAACAGGATCTAATAAAATCTCTGTAAAAAAATATAAAGCATCTTTTATATCTATTAATCTACTTTCTATATCCTGTTCTGTCATCCTTAGAAGTTCTTCTAATTTAATAGCGTTTTCAACACTAAAAATGCCAACCTTAGTTCTCCTCAGGCTTTTTACATATGCCCCACATCCTGCTTTATCACCTATCTCTTTTACAAGACTTCTTATGTACGTTCCTGAACTGCAGTGAACTTTTATTGTGAAAAAGGGCATCTCAATTTTTAATATCTGAATGCTGTAAATTGTAACCTCCTTTGGCTTTAACTTCACCTGAATGCCTTTCTTTGCTAGCTGGTATGCCCTTTTACCTTCAATCCTTTTTGATGAATAGGGGGGAGGGGTCTGGAGGTATCTTTTTTTAAATGAAAGTATGATATCCTTCAACTGGTCTTCGTCTATTTTACACTCCTTCTCTTCTATCACTCTACCCTGCCTGTCGTATGTATCTGTTATCTTCCCGAGCTCTCCTGTTGCTATGTACTCCTTATCAAGTCCCTGAAAGTACTCTGTAAGTCTTGTTGCTTTCCCAACTGTTATGACCATAAGACCTGATGCGAAATAATCAAGCGTCCCGGTATGACCAACCTTTATCTCTTTTCCGGTTATCTGTTTAAAATGCTTTTTTATCTTCTGAACAAGATGATTTGATGTTATATTTTCAGGTTTATCAACCAGAAGTATCCCGTCCATGCCCACCTTCTTTTACTTTATTTTTTTCAGGATCTCCCCTGCAAGATAAAGTGATCCTGTTATTAGAACAACAGATTTACTGTCGGCTTCTTCTATAGCCTTCTTTAAAGCTCCATCTATATCCGGTATAAAATCTATATCTTTAAACTGTGATATCTCATCTTCTGTTATAGAACGTGAAAAAGGTAACTTTGTTGCTATAACCCTGTCTGATGAGGATCTTATTATATGAATAATACTCTTATAATCCTTATCTTTCATACAGCTGAAAACTGTTATTATCTTTCTGCCTGGATATAATCTTTTTACCTCTTCTACCGTTTTTGAGACAGCATCTAAGTTGTGAGCCCCATCCACTATAACAGGTGGCTCTTCCTTTAATATCTGCATCCTTCCAGGGATAAAACTCCCTGAGATAGCTTTTTTCACTTTTTCATCATCCACTTTTATACCTTTTCTTTCAGAGTAAAGTAAAAATGCTGTTAGAGCTGTTGCAGCATTTGAGAGCTGTCTGTCGCCTAAGATTGATGTTCTGATATCCCTGATCTCTTTACCCTTAAATATGTAATCCATACTTCTATCTTTTATCTGGTATGTAAAGCCTATAGGGTAGTGGTATATCTCCTTTATACCTTTCATCACAGCCTGTGATATTATCTCCATCTGGTCAGTTCCTATAACAACAGGTCTGTCTTTCCTTGTTATCCCGAGCTTTTCCCTTGCTATCTCCATAAGACTGTTTCCAAGAAGATCTGTATGATCAAGTGATACATTTGTTATAACTGAGATCTCCGGGTAAACGACATTTGTTGCATCCCATCTCCCACCAAGACCGACCTCAAGAACGGCTATATCAACATTCTCATCTAAAAAGTATCTGAATGCTATAACAGCTGAAGCCTCAAAGTATGTAAGATCGTACCTTTTTATAAGATCCTCTATCTCTTTAATATATCTATCAAGCTTATCAACTTCTATACTTTTCCTGTTCACCTGCCATCTTTCATTCTCTTCCATTATGTGAGGTGATGTAAAAAGGCCGGTTTTAAGGCCGTGATACCTTAAAAGAGATTCCAGGTATACAGCTGTTGATCCTTTACCGTTAGTTCCTGATATAAGTATAGAAGGAAATTCTTTTTGAGGTTCTCCTATCTCTTCCAGCGCCTTTTTTATCCTTTCAAGATCAGGCTGTATATGGAAGACCTTTCTGTTGAAAAGTCTGTAAAGCTTCATCTTTTTTTCCTTTTAAGTCCGTATAGGAGAATAACAACCCCTGCTACAACCATTCCTGCTGTCACTATCTGATTCCATGTAAGACCTATAACAGGCAGAGGTGGTGTTACACCTCTCCAGAACTCAAGGAGAAACCTCTCAATCCCGTAAAGTATCAGGTAGATTGAGAATATCTGTCCATCAAAGGATTTTTTTCTATAAATATAAAAAAGTACTCCAAATATAAGGAAGTTTCCTAAAGCCTCTGCCGGCTGTGTCGGATAAAGTGGAAATCCATGTGGTGCAGCTGTGTGAGGATGATCTGGGAATGTTATCCCTATAGATCTGAAGATAGAGTCTTCAGGAACAGGCTTTCCGTAACAGCATCCTGCTGCTGTGCATCCAAGCCTTCCTATACCGTGACCAAGTACCACAGATATTCCAGCTATATCTGCAGCTTTAAGCACAGGGATTGAGTATTTTTTCAGAAGAAGGTAAAGAACTATCGCTCCACCTATGAATGCACCAAACCAGTCAATACCACCTTTCCATACAGCTATATAATCAATAAGTGATCTGAACTCATCCGGATGTTCCAGTATATAGGCTATCCTTGCCCCAACAAGACCACCTAAAACAGTGAAAAGAAAGAGATTTTCCACATTTTTTACATTAAGTCCTTCTTTTTTCCCAAAGTATGTGGCTGTATAGAATGAAGCTATCATACCTAACGCAACAAGAAGTCCGTAGGTATGAATAACAAAATCACCTATCTTTATCAGATCAGGAAACATATACTCTCCTTTTTATCTTGCTTTTAAAGCCTCTTTTTTTCTGCTTTTCATATACTTCTCAAGTACCATTCTTTTCTTAACAGGCGGGAGATAGTTTATAAAAGGTATACCGTTTATATGGTCTATCTCATGCTGAAGAACAACAGAGAGAAAATCCTTTCCCTCAATCTCTATATCATTTCCGTTTATATCCTTTGCCTTTACCTTTACCCTTTCAGCCCTTGGTATTGTTATCTGAACACCTGGAAAACTGAGGCATCCCTCGGTTGACTCAATCTCACCTTCTTTTTCAACGATCTGAGGATTTATTAGAACAAGTTTAACACCT is a window of Persephonella marina EX-H1 DNA encoding:
- a CDS encoding aspartate carbamoyltransferase catalytic subunit; amino-acid sequence: MKNLISVNNIELKDFEGIYKLFRDYKEKYKNGETKFTDLRGYSILLPFFESSTRTRTSFELAGKILGADTINISGSSSSVKKGETLYDTIKTLEAMNADFIVLRHYMSGAAHIVANKVKSRVINAGDGTHEHPSQALLDAFTILEKKGKIEGLKIVIVGDILHSRVARSDIKLLKMLGAEITICGPQTMLPRHLEVFEVDYVTTDVNEALKGKDVAIFLRIQLERQKKVFFSTLNEYSIRYGLNQERVNLLKEDAVIMHPGPVNRGIEMQSELVYGDRSLILDQVENGLFTRMAIYRYLLQN
- the truB gene encoding tRNA pseudouridine(55) synthase TruB — its product is MDGILLVDKPENITSNHLVQKIKKHFKQITGKEIKVGHTGTLDYFASGLMVITVGKATRLTEYFQGLDKEYIATGELGKITDTYDRQGRVIEEKECKIDEDQLKDIILSFKKRYLQTPPPYSSKRIEGKRAYQLAKKGIQVKLKPKEVTIYSIQILKIEMPFFTIKVHCSSGTYIRSLVKEIGDKAGCGAYVKSLRRTKVGIFSVENAIKLEELLRMTEQDIESRLIDIKDALYFFTEILLDPVFDERFIKGQRFKVPYSIKGLVKVLDKNKRFLGIGEIKENQILQPVKVFI
- a CDS encoding EAL domain-containing protein, with the translated sequence MELDSDIMENHLNGIAFFTEGGDYLFSNEMFKRFLQKEENHLKGKNIVEIFKDIIFDRLKRSFEKNRYFAQKIKINDKNFAVFVFPVIDKLKNRLLVFLVEATQKDIQEMRELLNTLIEKSPAGSFIYRETFIFSNRTFQEITGFSEEELKKIRPWEIVHPKFREDVIKTINDRLSGKMMDKHYDLLTIISKDGKEKHLELITTTIKYQGKYAGMGVCVDRTEKVELEKRLNYLYSHDELTGLPNRKKFIENLKKALDYARKNNHLVAVILIDIKDFKIINKQYGYETGDKVLISISKKLEELMTDVDSVARVGDDKFGILLYAFRSFEKLTGKIEDVFNSVEGEYSINGFKIFVEIKMGVSVFPKDGVYPDDLYKNAEIALLKAKRTPGKSFEFFSKNIYSEITRILNLKEKIRKVIEENNILIYYQPIINLKTGEIDSLEALFRLNDGNETVILPKDIIPVAEETGLIVELGERILNSVLKFSKKVPQNIKLSVNISSIQLNKPMFDRDFLLSLENSDIPPDRIVIELTETAIMDSVSENITKLRNLKEKGIKIAIDDFGTGYSSLNYLKILPVDFLKIDRSFVKGIGRDRNDEMIVKTIISMAKSMNLKTIAEGVETEEQLRFLIENGCDYGQGYYFGKPVPEDKIMEVID
- the oadA gene encoding sodium-extruding oxaloacetate decarboxylase subunit alpha translates to MGRVIEFTDVTLRDGQQSLLATRVRTEDLLPAAEKLDKAGFWSLEVWGGATFDVCLRYLKEDPWERLRKFKEAAPNTKLEMLLRGQNIVGYRHYPDDVVEAFVRKAAENGIDVFRIFDALNDVRNMEVAISVAKEEGKIVKGVLSYTISPVHTVDYFVGIAKQLRDLGVDIISIKDQAGILSPKIAYELVGRLKEEVKLPVHLHAQTTSGMAEMTCLKAVEAGCDIIDTDVSTWSWLTAHPANETMVYVLKEFGYETKIDLSIIEEVAEYLKEVRKKYKKYDTAEKWPDSQVLIHQIPGGMMSNFINQLKENDALDKLEDVKKEVAKVREDLGYPPLVTPTSQIVGTQALLNVLQGERYKVVTKETRDYVKGLYGRPPAPIKPEIIEKIIDGEEPIQVRPADLLEPELDKCSEEAQKVGARSEEDILSYCLFPQVAKEFFEWREKYEKGEALPPEVEEITEEEACVTKAPIEFNITLHGEVYHIQIAGVGSPVEGGTPYFVRVDGRLEETIVQPIREIEVGERMETLPEGGVPAGKRPKAKDMGDVSSPMPGKVVSVKVSPGDSVKKGDVLLVVEAMKMENEIHSPIDGTVEEVYVREGDQVNPDECLIRITP
- a CDS encoding bifunctional folylpolyglutamate synthase/dihydrofolate synthase, translating into MKLYRLFNRKVFHIQPDLERIKKALEEIGEPQKEFPSILISGTNGKGSTAVYLESLLRYHGLKTGLFTSPHIMEENERWQVNRKSIEVDKLDRYIKEIEDLIKRYDLTYFEASAVIAFRYFLDENVDIAVLEVGLGGRWDATNVVYPEISVITNVSLDHTDLLGNSLMEIAREKLGITRKDRPVVIGTDQMEIISQAVMKGIKEIYHYPIGFTYQIKDRSMDYIFKGKEIRDIRTSILGDRQLSNAATALTAFLLYSERKGIKVDDEKVKKAISGSFIPGRMQILKEEPPVIVDGAHNLDAVSKTVEEVKRLYPGRKIITVFSCMKDKDYKSIIHIIRSSSDRVIATKLPFSRSITEDEISQFKDIDFIPDIDGALKKAIEEADSKSVVLITGSLYLAGEILKKIK
- a CDS encoding DUF2173 family protein, yielding MRFEDFLKHPDTMFILDKESKKVLLSLEGLPKDHERFIHSMSLINYNIALLEAEGWKFISGKYDIIPIDFCSASSEKYSIFFDDKYTVLVKTSDKLKDLYKKIKETPLDKLILEESVEAAGSVSEYGDIIDYKGDFTDEEIKIFDSIVNTNDILFKLQADMLSVVSGLIWYPLLGWFIKGKEHTLCSSLGKWAVIKSESFREYIR
- the gltA gene encoding NADPH-dependent glutamate synthase, which codes for MAQEKRKRQKKVYRRHDRNPMPMLPPDVRAKTFKEFTFGYGHTVAKDEAFRCLLCNRPTCVESCPVENDMPKWIEAIQQNRVFDAYKILRQTSPFSSVCGRVCPVDRLCESTCVLTFKDNGLSVAIGALERFVADSVRTSGIEWVDEKEPPTGKKVAVIGAGPAGLAAAYFLARKGHSVTIFEALPYTGGVMRYGIPEPRLTREALDYEIELIKKLGVEIKTGVIIGEDITINDLRRDYDAIFIGVGSGRGKKMGIPGEDLKGVYTAIGFLMKVNTGEVHPLLAPDEDVEIPKGKRVAVIGGGFTAVDCAIVSIRLGNETHVVYRRTRDTSSARDEEWDHLAEEGCHLHWLTQPVEVIGNEKGEVVGLKCIKMELVPDEKGGRPRPKPIEGSEHTIECDVVIMAVGQGDNPTAYKNVEGLAIDKWNNLSTVDKRYRTNIEGIFAGGDVVNGGDTVVTAIRHGRDAADAIHEYLMTGKWEYEKEN
- the def gene encoding peptide deformylase, which encodes MTYEIRTWPDKILKQKMKEVDFFSDGKLKEYVDVMFKKMYELDGVGLAANQIGIPYRIIVIDTTVREEEGEKGVKLVLINPQIVEKEGEIESTEGCLSFPGVQITIPRAERVKVKAKDINGNDIEIEGKDFLSVVLQHEIDHINGIPFINYLPPVKKRMVLEKYMKSRKKEALKAR
- the lgt gene encoding prolipoprotein diacylglyceryl transferase yields the protein MFPDLIKIGDFVIHTYGLLVALGMIASFYTATYFGKKEGLNVKNVENLFLFTVLGGLVGARIAYILEHPDEFRSLIDYIAVWKGGIDWFGAFIGGAIVLYLLLKKYSIPVLKAADIAGISVVLGHGIGRLGCTAAGCCYGKPVPEDSIFRSIGITFPDHPHTAAPHGFPLYPTQPAEALGNFLIFGVLFYIYRKKSFDGQIFSIYLILYGIERFLLEFWRGVTPPLPVIGLTWNQIVTAGMVVAGVVILLYGLKRKKR
- the argF gene encoding ornithine carbamoyltransferase, yielding MKRDFLNISDLNRDEIFQIIEYAVKLKKGEIKDQTLKGKSIGLIFMKPSTRTRLSFEVGVYQMGGQPIYIQGSSTQMSRGEDIKDTGRVMSRYLDGIVIRTYSHSEVEELSRYFDKPVINALTDYLHPCQILADLQTIYERLGKIEGIKVAFVGDGNNVANTWLIAGGLVGFNVSVATPEGYEPSGKAVYEAFKLSEKSGAEIQITNDPVEAVKEADVVYTDVWVSMGQEGEKEKKELFKGFTVNSDLLSHASKNVIVMHCLPAHKGEEITEDIFEKYSDVIFDEAENRLHAQKALMSLLFK